Genomic segment of uncultured Methanobrevibacter sp.:
GGAGAAAAATCCAATGACTTGATTGCATTGGATGACAGTTTTGTCCCTTATTTGTATATTTTGCCTGTAAATGATATTGATGAATGTATGAAGGATTTAGTAGAACTTGAAAAGGAAGAGGAATTGGAGTTTACAAAAATTGAAAAAGTCCTTAAAAAGGATTTCCAAGTTCCTACCGAATTCATTAAAATCAGCTTTAACCATCCTCAAGATGTTCCTAAATACAGAGACAAGATTTGGGATTTGGACTCTGTAAAACAGCTTAGGGAACATGACATTCCATTCTATAGAAGATATCTTATTGACAATGGTTTGGTTCCTATGGCTGAATTGGAGTTAGAAGGGGAAATTATTGACTCATTTGAAACCATAGACAGTGATAATGATTCCCTTGAAATCCTTAAATTGAATGAAGCTCCTAAAACTGCAAACACTGATTTCCAAGAGTTCAGGATGATGAGCTTTGACTTGGAAGTTAGAAACCCTCATGGAATGCCTAATCCTGATGAGGATGAAATAATCATGATTGGAATCGACAGCAATGTAGGAGTTAGAAAAGTCATTTCCACTAAAGGTGATGAGTTTGAGCATGACCCTGAAATGTACTTTATAGAAAAGGTTGACTCTGAAAAGGAAATGATCGAATCTTTCATCAAGACTGTCAAGGAAAACAATATTGACATTATCATAGGGTATAACTCTGATGTCTTTGACTTCCCTTACCTTAAGGATAGAGCAAAGATATGGGGCCTTGATTTGGATTTAGGTGTTGATGGATCAAGCATCAAGTTCATTAGAAGAGGCTACAATAATGCAGCTACATTCAAAGGACTTCTTCATGTTGACTTGTACTTGGTAATGAGAAGATACATGTCTCTTGACAGATACACTTTAGAGAGAGTATACTTTGAGTTCTTTGGAGAGGAAAAGATAGATGTTCCTGGAGACAGGATTTATGAATTCTGGGACAATGGAGGCAAGGAACTTAAGAACCTGTTCAAGTATTCCTTGGATGATGTCGTATCCACATTGAAGATTGCTCAGGAAACATTGCCTTTGAATTTGGAACTTACCCGTATAGTAGGACAGCCTTTTGTTGATGTAACCCGTATGGCAACCGGTCAACAAGCTGAGTGGTATTTGGTTAGAAAAGCTTATGAAGTTGATGAGGTTGTGCCGAATAAGCCTAACATGACTATGAAAAACATCAAGGAGAGAGGCAGCAACTCCGGAGGTTATGTGAAAGAGCCAGAAATTGGTTTGCATGAGAATTTGGTTCAGTTCGACTTCAAGAGTCTGTACCCTACTTTAATCATTTCAAAAAACATTTCTCCAGATGTTTTGGTACATGACAATTCATCTTATAATGCCAAATTTGAAGACTTTGAAGATTATGAAACTGGCTATGATGAAATAGATAATCTTAAGGAAGAGGAAATCTCTTCTGCGATAGATGATGATGAGGAATATTATATTTCACCAGAACACTTCTTCAAGTTCAAGAAAGAGCCTCAAGGATTTATTCCTTCAGCTTTAGAGGATATTCTTAATGAAAGGTTTGCTGTTAAGAATAGGATGAAGGCAACTGATGATCCAATCCTGAAAAAGAGTTTGGATGTTCAGCAGCAAGCATTGAAACGTTTGGCAAATACAATGTATGGAGTTTATGGATTCTTGAGATTCCGTTGGTATTCATTTGAATGTGCCCAATCAATTACTGCTTGGGGACGTCAGCATATTAAAAAGGCAATGAAAGAAGCGGAAGATTATGGTTTCAAGGCAATTTATGCAGATACTGATGGTTTCTATGCAAAGTATGTGCCTGAAATGAAAAAGGAATAGAAATTTAAATTTTATCAAAATAAAAATTATATTAAATCTATTAAAATTTTATTAAATCTATAAAAATTTATTAAATTTATTAAAAATTTATAATCTATTAAAATTTTATTAAATCTATAAAAATTATATTAAATTTATTAAAATTTTATATAATTTCTATTAAAAATTAAAAATCACATTTATTGAATAATTAATTATAATAATTTAAAGGAAGTATGATTATGGAAGAGAAAATTGCTTTGGCAGCATGTAGCGGTATGAGTCCTAACGGTTTGGTTGCAAGAGTTGCAGTTCATGACTTAGCTATTGATGATGTGGAAATCTTATCCATTTGTATGGGTTCAACTTCTGCAAATGTCACTGGCTTTAAAAGAATGCTTGACAAATATCCTATTTTAGCTATTAATGGCTGTGAAGGAAACTGTGTTGGAAAAATACTAGAGCAAAAGGGTATTGAAATTGTCGATGAACTTAATGTTGGAGACATTTTAGCTGAAACTGAGCATAAGGCAAATGATGCTGCAAGATTGGATGAAGAAGGGGAAATCTGTGTTTCAATAGTGAAGGAAGTTATTGAAAACAAGATCAAAGAAATTGAATTAGAATAATTTTTATAATTTTCTTAATTTGATTTTAGATAATTTCTTAATTATTTTAGATAATTTTCTTATTCATTTCCTAATATTTCTAAAAGGTGATTTTATGGTAAAGCCAGTCAAGATTCATGATAATAATTTATGGGATAAGTTTGTCAGTGACAGTGAGCAATATTTTGCAGTTTTAAGCCCTGGAACCAAAGTTGCATTCTTTGTTGGTGAGACTGACAAGAATTTCCTCCTCATTGAAAGAACAGAAGGAGCTATTGATTCCAAATTCAATGTAAACAGTTCACTTAATATGATGGAAACAGATTTGTTCTTTACAATTGCTGAAGATGATGCATCTGAACTTTTGGATGATGCAAGCAAACTTTCAAATTTCATTAAGGAAGGCAAGTTAGGAATATTCTGTTTAGTTGATGATGTGGTCATGGCAGAAAAAGGGCTTGATAAATTATTGAATAATTTAGGATTTGCACCATCTTGTGCAATTTAATTTTTTTAATTTTTTATTAAAAAATTTATTTTCTATTTTTTTTAATATTTTTTTTAATAATTTTTGAAATTTTAATTTTTCATTTTTTTCAAAAATTTCAATTTCTATTTTTCAAAAAAATAATTTTTTCATTTTTTCACTATTTTGTTATTTCTCATCTGTGTGATGTAGATTATTAATTATCAAAATTTACAATATACTTCATTCTTTCAGTATTTTAAAAATATGATTAATTATTTTAATACTTTTTTATCTAAACTCTATTTTAATGAACTTTCATTCTTAAAATTTTCATAGTTCATTGAAAGTTAGAATTTTAGTCTTATTTTCATAAAAATTTCTTAAAAAAAATCAACGAAAAATGAAATTTGAATTTTAATTTTTTTCAAAAATAATTCAATTTTAAAAATTTATAAAATTTATAAAATTTGAAATTGTAAAATTAGTATCAGTAAAAAAATAAGATTAATAAAAATAGTGAAAAATAAAAATAGTAAAATAAAAGTAGAAGAGTAAAATAGTAAAAAAGAAAAAAAGTTAGATTTATTCAGTTAAGTAACTGTTTAAATCTATATTTTCAGCATCACAGATTTCTTTTAAGGTTTCATAGAGTTTTCCATCTATTTCTAAACCATTCTTCTCATTTTCAGCAATTCTTTTTACTTCGAGATCTCCTGGGATGAAAGTGTTTCCGGATTCTCTGATTTCTGTGACGAATTCTTCCACTTG
This window contains:
- a CDS encoding DNA-directed DNA polymerase; amino-acid sequence: MVKRNIVLLDIDYITHDEKPVVRLFGKVKGEKSNDLIALDDSFVPYLYILPVNDIDECMKDLVELEKEEELEFTKIEKVLKKDFQVPTEFIKISFNHPQDVPKYRDKIWDLDSVKQLREHDIPFYRRYLIDNGLVPMAELELEGEIIDSFETIDSDNDSLEILKLNEAPKTANTDFQEFRMMSFDLEVRNPHGMPNPDEDEIIMIGIDSNVGVRKVISTKGDEFEHDPEMYFIEKVDSEKEMIESFIKTVKENNIDIIIGYNSDVFDFPYLKDRAKIWGLDLDLGVDGSSIKFIRRGYNNAATFKGLLHVDLYLVMRRYMSLDRYTLERVYFEFFGEEKIDVPGDRIYEFWDNGGKELKNLFKYSLDDVVSTLKIAQETLPLNLELTRIVGQPFVDVTRMATGQQAEWYLVRKAYEVDEVVPNKPNMTMKNIKERGSNSGGYVKEPEIGLHENLVQFDFKSLYPTLIISKNISPDVLVHDNSSYNAKFEDFEDYETGYDEIDNLKEEEISSAIDDDEEYYISPEHFFKFKKEPQGFIPSALEDILNERFAVKNRMKATDDPILKKSLDVQQQALKRLANTMYGVYGFLRFRWYSFECAQSITAWGRQHIKKAMKEAEDYGFKAIYADTDGFYAKYVPEMKKE
- a CDS encoding putative zinc-binding protein, with the translated sequence MEEKIALAACSGMSPNGLVARVAVHDLAIDDVEILSICMGSTSANVTGFKRMLDKYPILAINGCEGNCVGKILEQKGIEIVDELNVGDILAETEHKANDAARLDEEGEICVSIVKEVIENKIKEIELE